A part of Capsicum annuum cultivar UCD-10X-F1 chromosome 6, UCD10Xv1.1, whole genome shotgun sequence genomic DNA contains:
- the LOC107875173 gene encoding uncharacterized protein LOC107875173 produces the protein MASSSSNPRIIVEKNPSQSQLNELGIKSWPKWGCSPGKYQLKFDAQETCYLIRGKVKVTTKNSNETIEFGAGDLVIIPKGLSCTWDVSIAVDKHYKFD, from the exons atggcttcttcttcatcaaatcctagaataattgttgaaaaaaatccATCTCAATCTCAACTCAATGAATTGGGCATCAAATCTTGGCCTAA atGGGGTTGTTCTCCTGGAAAATACCAATTAAAATTTGATGCACAAGAGACATGTTATTTGATAAGAGGTAAAGTGAAAGTTACAACAAAGAATTCAAATGAAACAATTGAATTTGGAGCTGGTGATCTTGTGATTATTCCAAAAGGATTAAGTTGCACTTGGGATGTTTCAATTGCTGTTGATAAACATTATAAGTTTGATTAA